A region of the Acinetobacter defluvii genome:
GCGTTTAGTGAAAGGTATGTTGCAACTAAAAACCGCCATTCACCAATTTTTTAAATCTAAAAATCAAGATATTACGTTGGCTGAATTTATTAATCACAATGATATTGAAGAGGTATTTTGGCATGGAGCGGTGATGCCTGTGCTGTATACCATTTGCACTTGTGACCCAAAAACTATTGGTGAGTGGCCTGCAAAACCGTTGTTGGTGTTTTTAAGACAACTGACGGATGGTGATGCTTTATTGCGTTTGCATGGGGGGACACCTGCTTTAGTGGATAAACTGGTAGAAGGGATCGATGTTCATAGCGGTTCGGCAGTTTCCAGGGTTGAGCAACAAGGTGAACAAGTTTTAGTGGAAAATGAGCAGGGTGAACAGCTTTATTTTGATCGTGTGATCGTGGCTACCCCAACCACAAAATTAGAAAGCTTTTTAAATGCTGAACAGTTTGCAGAAGATATTGCCTTATTAAAACAATTCAAGTTTGAACAAGGTGAATTGGTCATGCATACCGATGCAACAGTGATGCCGCCTAACCGCAAAGATTGGTGTGTGCTCAGTTATATGATGGATCGTAAATTTACTCAGCAACAATTTACGGTATGGCTCAACTCAGTTGAGCCAAGCCTTGTGGGTAAATCTCCTGTGTTCCAAACGTGGCGACCGATTACTGCAATTGATCCGAAAAAGGTCATTTCAAGTGTAACGTTGACCCGCGCTGTGGTGAATTCTGAAACCGTGGCATTGAACAAAGAATTACAACAACGCCATCTGCAAGCCAACCGTAAAGTCTTCTATTGTGGTTCTTGGTCATGTAATGGCTTACCAATTTTAGAATCTGCGGTGACTTCTGCCATGCATATTGCAGAAATTTTTGGTGCGCCATTGCCATTTATGGGTTTAAAACCTAAAGTTGAGGTTGCACCCCAACTCGGCTACTGATGTGTTATGAACTGGATTCAAGCAATACAGCAACAATTTTCACAACATAAATATGCTATTAATGCAAAAATCTTAGGTGATGATGCGCTGTATGCTTGGACAAATTTAGGATATTGGACTGCAACCACGCAGTCCTATCCACAAGCTTGTCGCCAATTGGCAGATCAGTTGGCACAAGCAGTTGATTTAAATTCAAGCGATCACCTTTTAGATCTAGGCTGTGGACGAGGTGCAAGTATTTTGCACTGGAAAAATTATTATAAAACTCAAAGACTCAGTGCAGTAGATATGCAACAACACTGCATTGATCAACTACAGCATAATCTAAATTCAAACATTCAGTTTTACTCAGGTTCATTTTTAAATTTAAAAAATATTTTATCGGATACGCATTTTGATGTTGTGCTTTGCGTGGATGCTGCTTATCACAGCGATTTAAATTTATTTTTAGCGTCTGTGCGACCTTTTTTAAATTCAAAAGGGCGAATCGGTTTTCATTACTTAATGTTAACTGACAAATGGCAAAACTTGTCGAGCTTTGAACAAGAAAAATATCGTTTATTGCTGAAATCAGCAGATGTTCAGATCAAGCATTTACCTACTCAGACTGATATTCAACAGATCATGCAGCAGTATCGGTTGGAGAATATACAGATTGATGATTTGTCTGAGCGAGTTTTACTGGGCTTTGCTGACTATATTTCACAGCGAAAGTTTTCTGGAGAACATAAGCATCTCCTCGATAGTTTTAAAATAAAAATGACCGCCAAGCTCTGTAATAAACTGTATACGGATGGCTTAGTACGTTATATTCAGATTACCGCTCAAAAAGGGCAATGAAAATAATAAGGGCAATAACATGTCAGTAAAATATTCAGGTGGTTGTTTGTGTGGTGCAGTTCGTTATCACGCTGAAGTTGAACCGAAAGTCAGTTTTAATTGTCATTGTCGAGATTGTCAAAAGTCTAGTGGTGGAGCCTATGCACCGATCGCATTCTTTGCTCAATCACAACTCAATATTCAGGGCGATGTAAAGTATTATCAATCTTTGGGTGTTTCAGGGAAAATGATAAAACGTGGTTTTTGTGGCAATTGTGGTTCAAATTTATTTGGTTTACCAGAAATTGCGGCAGAACTGATTTCAATTCGTGCTGGAACTTTGGATGATCCTAATATGTTTCGACCTAAATTTGAAATATTTACCAGTCATGCAAGTCAATGGGATATTTTAAATCAAGATATTCAGCACTTTACACACGCCATAGAAAAGAAAAAGTAAAATAAAAACTAGTATTTAAAAACAACAAAACCTCACTAAAAAGCGAGGTTAAGTAAAATGGTGCCGGCACACGGATTCGAACTGTGGACCTACTGATTACAAGTCAGTTGCTCTACCAACTGAGCTATGCCGGCAACGTGGCGAGAATTCTACAGAAAAATGACGATATTGCAAGCCAAAAAATAAGCACTTGAACTATGTGAGTGATTTATTTTTAGAGTGATGAGATTTGATACATATTTTGATTCTCATCACATTGAAATGCTTAAAATAAACTTATAGTTTTGCCAGAGTAAGCTGTGCTAAAGCATGATTCGATTGTGCTGCTTTTTGCAACCATTGTTGTGCCTGCAATTGGTCTTTGGCAATGCCTATGCCTAGGCGATATGCTTGAGCTACCTTAAATTGTGCTTTTGCATCACCTTGATTGGCAGCTTTTAGGTACCATTGGAAGGCTTCTGTTTCATTTTTTGTACCGATTAGACCCATTTCTGCAATGGTCGCAAGACGATATTGGGCTTGAATATGATGATTTTTAGCTGCCATCTTTAACCATTGATAGGCAAGCTTTTGGTCAGCTTGAACTTCTTCCCCATTAAAATATTTCATTCCGACTTGATATTGTGCTTCAATATCATCTTTCTTCGCAGCCGCCAAATTCCATGCCAAAGATTGGCAATCGTATGCTAATTTTGTTGTGGTAGTAGTATTCAATACATTTGAATCTGCGAATGCTACATTGTGCATAAAAAGTGCAGCAGATAGAATCATGGTTAAATTTTTCATATTTTTCTTCTTTATGTGATTGAGTTGTCATTATTTTTATCAAAGTTGACTGATTTTGTAAACATTAGGAAAATAAAATATATAAATAATTTTAAATTATTATTTAATATATTGTTTTTTAATGATTTTATTTTAATTAAAATAATTAAATTTATATAAATAATGTATATTTAATTGTTAAGATATTTTAAATATAATGTTATTATAAAGATTAATTTTATTATTCATTTAGTAAATTTAAATAAATAGCCCGTATTTATTTACGGGCTATGTCGAATATTAATATGCTTTAAAAAGATGAAGATACATTAAAGTTTTAAATATATACATGTGGATCTAAAAATAAGCATTTATTTGCTCCTTAAAACTTGGTCTAGGTCTTGAGCGCATTCTTCTAAGGTAAGTGCCATGTCTATTTGCATTTGTGGCTTCAGCTCATTTGCTAATTTTCTCCATTGTTCAATTAAGCGAATTGCTTTTTGTACTTTATGTTTATTGATGTCCTTTGCGATGGTTGGGGTATATCCACCACGTTTAGCATTTTTGATTTGTTTTACATAATTGGCGCTGTTATTCATTCTAACTCCCGAATACCAGAATCTATGTTTTGAGTCTGCTTTTTTCGCTTGTTGATACTGCATCTTTGATAGTAGCCATGAAACATTGCATCTAAATGATATTTAATTCTATTTTTCTCCTCAGGGCTGTAGGCTATACCAACTACTAATAGCAAAATATTTATTTTAATCAACTGGATAAGATTGGTTTTTATAAAAATGATTGTCTTTTTAAATAGTTAAGATATAGGCGGATTTGTATCTATATATTTAATACGTCTTTAAAGGAACTAAAGCGTAGGGGATATCGATCAAAAATATGCAAATTGTCAGACAAAATCTAGCATATTTTGTCGGTAAAAGTTGAATCTTTTTATAATTGTCGTTATAAATGATAGATGAAATAGTCATCTTTTTGTCATAAGAAATGAGTATTTTTAGCTTGGAAAATACACATGTTAAATAGCTAAATAAAACTCTTATTCACAATAAGTCAATTGTCTAATTTAAAAGCGATGATAAACTTTGATAGTTTAGCCAAATAATTCAGCTTATTTGTGGAAAAGTGAAATAAAAAGCGGTATAAAAAGAGACAAATTATAAAAATAGATAAGGAAGGCAACTCATGGATTTAATGTTTCTTGCGACACTCACTATACTTGCAGTAGTCAGTATGATTGCTTATAAAGGACTGAAAAATAAGCAGAAACTAGATAGTGCTTTAAGACAGCGTGCAGTTTTTAATTCAAATGAATTAATCACTTATGCACGTATTAAAGAAATTTTACCGACTGCAAATATTTTAGCACATGTATCTTTCGATGCATTGCTTACCACAAAATATTTACATACTCGTCGTAAATATCAAAAGATGTTTGCAGATTTTGTGGTATTAGATCAAGAGTTTAAAGTGATGGCAGTGATTACTTTAGATGATCCAAATGCGATGAAATGGATAAATACCGATCGAAATCAAGATACTCTGCTAGAAATGGCGGGGTATCGAGTGATTCGCTATCAAGGTGTGCCAGAGTATCAACAATTACGTGAAGATTTTATGCAAGATTATGCCAATATTCACGATACATTCACGACACAAGCAACAGTAAATCTAGACGCTTATGCTGAACGTTTAGCTCGCTCGCGTGTTTATGGTTAATTGTAAATGCGCATGTGAATCATGCGCTAAGTAAATGGGTAGTTAGCAAGTAGCTTAAGCAAATAAAATTATTTTAAATAAAGTGCTTAAGCTAAGGTTTAACCGCAACGACTGTCATTTCAACTAAAACTTCAGGTTTATACATTTTTGCTTCAACGCAAGTGCGTGGAAGTGCTTGCATATCAGAACACCAAGCATCCCAAATCTCATTCATACTCGCATAATCATTTTCGATGTCTTTTAAAAAAAATCATTACAGACAGGATGTGACTTTTGTTAGTACCTGCGTCCGCAAGAAAAGTATCGATTGCAGCGAGCGTTTGTTGCGTTTGTCCTCGAATATCAAGACTGAGGTCGGTGGCTAATTGACCAGCTAAATGAACTAAGTTTCCCGAAATTGCAATTTCTGAAAAGCGTGGGCTAATGTGCATACGTTGTACAGTCATGCGGATTCTCACATATTTTTATCATTAAAGTTTACGTGAACATCTTCATTATGAATATGGTTTTTTATGCAAACGCATACAGCGGTTCTATTTGCTTTAGGTATTTTGCTTGAAAAATGAGAATTAAGCGTTGTTCTGGACACACGACAATATTCCCTAAATTTAAAAAGCAAATCTCGGCTTGACGCAGCTGATTTAAGCAAAATGCAATGGAACTTTGAAGAGGACAAAGTTGCGGAAGTACTGCTGTACTGGTGCTATTTAAAGGTATATTTTTCATGTTCTCACCTACAAATGAAATGGAAATGGATGCGAAAACGCATCCATCTTTAACTGTTTTTAGTACTGTGAAGGGGTGTAATTTTTAAGCTCGGATTTGGGTTTTGTACCGACTTGATACCAGTCGATATGTCGGGTGATGAACATCACAGCAGCAAGGACGATAAAGGAAATCACTGAGCCGATAAGGAAGGTTTTTCCTGATGATTGCAATAATAAATACATCACTGCATAAAGCGTACTTAAAATCAGGCTAAAGATTGCAGCAGCTTTGATTCCTCGCATTACGAAGAATAGATACCATGTCATCAAACCTACACAGGCGATTGCTGCGACTATATAAGCCCAAGCAAAGGCGTAATATTCACTGATTGAGAGTAATAGGACAAAGAAAATGCCTTGTGCCATTGCCACTAAAGCATATTGAATCGGGTGGATTCGCAAGCCTTTCATGACTTCAAACAAGAAGAAACAACCAAAAGTAATGATGATAATAACGATACCGTATTTAATTGCACGGTCAGTTTGGGTATAGACATTGACAGATTCTAGAAACTCGGTTGAAAGTCCAATTTTTTCTATATTTTGTCCACTTTCATAGGCTGTGACTGCTTCATTACTACTGCGAGTTAAGTAAGCGTGACTGAGTTGGCGCATACAATCACTATTTTCACAATTGGCGATTTTATTAAGATTTTGTTGTCCCAGTGCGATATTTTTCCACTGTGCGCTAAATTGTTCAGTTTGACTCATTTTTGCATAAGGTAGGCTTTGTCCATCGTATTTGGTGTCTGCCCAATTACCTTTTGCGTTATAAGTGACGTGATGACTGGTTGGAATCAAGTTGAATTTACTTAAACCCTTCGTTTGAAGTTGTAAGTTAAATTCAAAACCATTTTGAATCGCTTGCAAGATTTCAGGATGTTTTTGCACAGAAACTGTCATAAAATCAAAACCTGATTGATCCTTCGCTTGTTCGTTTATTTGAAATGTGTAATTTTGATTGTTAATTTTAATGGAAGGTTGTTTTTCTAAGCCGCGTGGATCATGTAAAGGAAAAATGATTTGCGCCTTATTCCATTCATAATTTTTTTGATCCAGTTCAGGTTTATAAAAAGCACCTTTCGCAGACAAATTTGCTTGATAGTCAATCGCACGATAAATCGTTCGTCTGTAATTATTATCCGATACATTAAAATTAGCTGTCCAATCGGTACTGTCAGCACCTAAGTACATAAAATATTGTTCGGTACATGGAAATGGCTTTTTTTGATCATCCAGACAGGTTTTTTGTTCTGTATAGGGAACTTGCACATAGGGCGCAATAATGGTTTGTGGTCTAATTTGGGTACTGGAAATATCTCGAATGAAGTCTTGTTGATAACTTTGACGTTCGGAAACGAGGTTTTGGATAAAGAGTAAACCAATGCCAAATATGCCAATCAATATAAAAATAGCAATGATTTTAAATGTAAGAAAATGAGATCTCATCATAATTTCCTTAAATATATGTAGATCTCAATAGTGTGTAAAAAGTAGATGTTTTTTATTTGAGTTGTTTTTGAGTTTTATGTGAAATTTGGGTGAAGTTGAAAATGATGCATCTTGGCATCAGTTTTGTAATACATTTTAAAATTAAGTGAGGTGTATCGTGACACCAACACCTTGTCGATGGGGTTGTATTAAACCAATTTGATTTTCATTCATATTTTCAATTTTAATCTGCCCATGATGTTGTTCAATCACTTGCTTCACGATGCTTAATCCAATACCTGAACTGCGTTGCTGGGAAATTGGACGTGGCAAGGAGAAATAAGTATCAAAAACTTGCTTGAGGGCATATTCTGGAATCCATTCACCTTCGTTAAAGATTTTAAACTCAATGCCTTGGTGATGATGTTGATGCAGTTGAAGCAAAATCTTGCCTGAATGGGGCGTAAAATCCAAAGCATTATCCAGTAAGTTCGCAAAAGTTTGTTGTAGCCAAAAACGATCAGCCTGAATCAGACATTCATTTTCAATGTCTAGTAAACATTGAATTTTTTTATTTTGAATTTGACTGGCGTATTGCTGTAAGACGTGTTGGACTAGTTGGGAAAGATCAAAATTTTGTAGTTCAAGTTGATGTTTGGATTTTTCTAAACGTGTCAGCAGTAACATCCGATCAATCAAGGTTTTTAAGCGTTGGCTTTGTTGATAAATATGTGTGGCAAATTGTTGTTGATCTGCTAAAGGTAAGTCTTCCTTGAGTAACTCGGCACTGGCTTGAATCGCTGTAAGTGGACTTTTCAACTCATGGGTGAGCGTATTGACATAGTGTTCAACATAGGCACGATCTTCAAGTTTTTCTCGCATGGTTTCAATCGCTTGTGAAACTAAGTTAAGCTCTTGCGCAGAACGAAAGTGTGGCGCTTGATTGACAGGTGCGAGTGCTTGGGCATATTTACGGACACGGTCAATACTGTGTTTTAGCCAATACGCCACCAAACTGGCAAGAAACAAACTCAATAATGCGATCCAAGCTGCTTGACGGAAAAGTTGATTTTCTGAACGTTGAATATAAGGTTGTACAGAACGATTGGGCTTGCCGATGCTCACCACGCCGATCAGTTGCTGCTGTTGATTGACCTGATAATAAATAGGTGCTGCAATAAACATAGTGCTGTAATTGCTCCCCAAATCATTGCCTTTCAGGTCATAACTGCGTGTAGAACGGACACCGTATTTTCCTTTTAAAGTCAGATAAATATCATTCCATTGTGAATAATCCTGCCCCGTGGCAATCCCTTGTGAATCATAAATGACAATGCCTTTTGCATCAGTAATATAGATTTGTTGGTTAATTTCCTTTTTATTGTGTTGCCAAATCGTGGCATTCAGTTTGCGATTTAAAGCTTGTTGAATTTTTTGATCAAATTGGGGCGTACTGACGTGATTTTCATATACATCTTCAGCTACTAACATGGCGATAATATTGGCATTTTCTGCAAGTGTATCTTCAACCACTTGGCGTACATTGGGTTTTACTTGTTGATTAAAAGTGTAGGACATAAACCACAGTCCGAGTAAAATGATTAAACCAAAGAAAAACCAAATGCGTATAAAAATGGACATCGTATTACCCATTTAACTTGATGAATAATTCAAATAAATATTGGAGATATTTATTCACTTTTGAAATATCCCCACAATAGCCAAAGGGGTGCCAATATTAGAAAAATTGTCAGTAAATAAAAGGTTTTAAAATACATTGCTATAGCAAAAATAAAAGCACTTAGACAGCAAGCGATGAAACTAAATTTAAACGTAAGATCGAAGAACTTTTCTATTGGGGTTTGAGGTGTTCGTTCATCATCCTCAACATAGAAATCCTCGTTATACACTTGTGAAATAAAAAAGAATATGCAAATGAACAGGTTAGCAAGAGCAGGAACTAAAATAAATAATCCAAGGTTGATCAAATCAACAGCCACTTTATCTATCCTTTGATCTATAGTTTAACTCATTCTTTTTAAGCTATAACCAAAACCGCGATGCGTTTGAATCGGGTCGTGTTCAGTTGAAATGTGTTTGAGCTTTTGTCTTAGACTTTTGATATGCGTATCTACAGTACGCTCCAAACTATGTTCGGGATGTTCCCAAATATGATCCATCAATTGTTGGCGACTAAATACCTGTTCAGGATGATCAATCAACAATTTCAACAAACGATATTCATAACGAGTCAGTTGCAGCAGCGTACCCAAATAATAAATCTGTAAGCACTCGTCATGACATTGCCAAACTTGAGATGTTTGCTGTGGATTATCTTTTATTTCATTGGATTGCGCATTTTTTAATTGATTTTGAATTTCCATTCTTCGCCAAATAGCTTTGATCCTTGACACAATTTCTCGTGAGCTAAAAGGCTTAGCACAGTAATCATCTGCTCCAATTTCTAAGCCAATAATTCGGTCAATTTCATCATCACGTGCTGTTAAAAAAAGCAAAGGTGTATGGTTGAAATGGCGAATTTTTTTACAGACATCAAAACCATTGATGTCAGGTAAACCCACATCTAAAATAATAAAATCAAAGCTTTGCTCTTGCACATAGTCAATCGCCTGCGTGCCTGTATTTGCCCAAGTGACTTGCCAATCTTCACGTTCAAGTGCATAGCGTAAAGGCATTACAATTGCGGCATCATCTTCAACACATAAAATATGTTTTTTATTATTCATTGGATTGTAAATTTCAAGGAATCGCTTCGAGTGTACTGAAAATCACATTGATAGGCGAATGAAATTTAAGTGAAGTTTGTGTGAACTTTGAGAAAGGGAGCGTGCAGCATTTAAAAAGTAGGAGGGCAATTATTCATGTGACATTCTGAGCGCCCTGTAATATTCGGATTTGATCGTCACGCCAATCACAGGACAGCAGAGTAAAAGTATTGGTGACTTTTACTCACTCAGCAGATACATGGATAATGTATTGCGAGAAATAGATTACTCTAATTTTGGTGAAGGTGGGAGAGTATTTGATTAAAATTAATTCTTTTGTCTGAAAAATGAACGACTCTTTTTCACTTTAATATTGAATAGACAGTTCACCACAATGAAAGTTGTGATTCATCTTGCTGTTCAGAGAGCTGGTACAGCCCTACACCGATTAAACGAAATTGAAAATGTTCAGGTATTTGCATTTCTGATAAAAGAATGTGTACCGCCTTTTGCATATCTTGTTGTGAATTGAGCGCATGTTTAAAGCTTTTACTGTGTTGTAAAACCTGAAAATTTTTTAATTTTAATTTGACCGTCACGCCACGTGCTTGGATTTGTTTTTTGACTAAACTTTGCCAAACACGTGCAATTAAACTCTCCCAATAAGGCAAACATTGCGCTAAAGTCAGATCATCATCAAAGGTGGTTTCATTGGAAATCTGTTGTCGTTGTCGCTCGACTTGCACAGGACGCTCATCAATACCTTGTGCATATAAAAACAGTTGCTTGCCATATTTTCCAAAATGCTGAATTAAAAAAATCTCCTCAACTTGTTGCAAATCTCCGAGCGTTTGCAAATTCAAATTTTTAAGTTTTTCTTGGGTCACTTTACCAACGCCAGGAATTTTCTTGAGTGGTAGATCATAAATAAAATGTTGGACTTGGCGAGGTTTAATGATGCAAATGCCATTGGGCTTATGCCAATCTGAGGCAATTTTAGCAAGGAATTTATTGGGTGCAACGCCTGCTGAGGCGGTCAGTCCCGTATGTTTAACGATGTCTGCCCGAATCCGTTCCGCAACTTCGGTTGCACTTGGGATATTTTGTAAGTTTTCAGTGACATCTAAATACGCCTCATCTAAGGATAAGGGTTCGATCAGTACTGTGTATTGTTGAAAGATTTGATGAATCTGTGCAGAAACTTCCCGATATTTTTCAAAATTCGGTTCGATCACGACCACATGGGGACACAATTTTTTGGCTTGTGACATCGACATGGCAGAGCGTAAACCAAACTCACGTGCAGGATAAGATGCAGCCGCAATCACTGCGCGTGGATGATGCGAGGCAATCACCACAGGTAAATGTTTCAAGTCAGGACGCTCTCGTAGCTCGACTGAAGCGTAGAAAGCATCCATGTCGATATGAATGATTTTTCTCATATTTTCAAGTCAAATTGACCAGATCGTTTTTATCTTAACTGAATTGGAGAAAGGACTCATCTTTAAATCTGATTTTACAAAATTTTCTGCGACAAAATACGACTTTTGACCTTCATATCAAGGTTGCAGGTGATTCTCCTGCAAAAATTGCTGCCACTCTTTTTCATCACCATAAAATACATTTAAATCGACATTTTTATGAATCCCTGAAATCTTAGCTTGATTGGTCTGCTGCCAAAATATCCAACCACGTTGATCTTTCAAATCAGGTTTGTCGTGATATTCACGAATCCAAATCGGCGTATTGTTAAATTCACCAAGCAAAATAATATTATAAAAATTTTTTGAGGTATAAAAAATTGGCTGTTTGCCATAATGAGCTTGCAAGCGATCATGCATGATTTTGATTTGTTTCAGTAATTGTTCTTTGGTAAAGGTATTAATGCAATTGCTGTCATATTCTAAATCCATCACGGGCGGTAGTGCATCGGATTTATTTGGCACCGTATCGATAAAATTTTGTGCTTGGATATTGCCTTCACGACATAAACGAAAAAAATGATAGGCACCTACACGCATGCCACGTTCACGTGCTTCGAGCCAATAGTTTTGAAATAACGTATCTTTAAAATCCCCACCTTCAGTAGCTTTCAGATAGACAAATTGATATTGCTGTGGAGAAATTTGTTTCCAGTTGATTTGACCTTGATGATGTGACACATCAAAACCTTTGATTGGATAAGGTTCAGCGGAAGCCGCATTATAGTGGACAATTACCAAAGCCAAACTGATCAGGCAGCCAACGATCACAATCGTCAATGCGACACGATTGTGACAAAAATTTGCTGAAATCTTGGTTAAATGTTTTGGCATCATCATTTTAAATATAGAGAAGCAGTCATTTTAATGCGAACCTTATCACAAGACTATGCGAGATCTGTTATATTTTAAATCTCTTGGTTTTTGGGAATCTGATAAAAAATAATCGCGGTAATAATGTTAATTAAACCTAAACAAATCAATGTGTAATGAAATGCTTGCGTGATTTGTGCTTCACCTAAATGGTTTGTAAATACATTCAGTAAAGTCCCTGCCAATGCAATTCCGATACTCATCGACAACATCATAATCATCGACAAAAAACTGTTACCACTACTGGCATCTTGTTGTGGTAAGTCTTTGAGGGTTAAGGTATTCATCGCAACAAACTGTAAAGAGTTTAATGTCCCAAATACAAAGAAATGCACAGCTCTAAGCCATGTCGGTGTATCTGCTGTAGTCAGTGCAAAACTTGCAATACATGCCCCGACCAAAAAGGTATTGATCAGTAAAAGTCTACGATAGCCGACTTTGGAAATCATTGGGCGGATAATGGGTTTTGAAAATAATGAACCTAATACCATAGGCGTTAGCATAATCCCTGTCATGAATGGTTCCATCTGAAAGGCAACTTGCAACATCAAAGGCAAAATAAAAGGAATAGCATTACTTCCAAAACGAGCAAAAAAGTTACCTAAAATCCCAATGGCATAGATTCTGTTTCTAAATAATTTACTACGAAATAAAGCATTTTGATGGGTATGCGCATGATAAGCATAGATCAGCGCAGCAATAAAGCCCGTGATAAATAAACCAAGACTAAAACTTCTGGATACCTCTCGACTGGCAATATTTTCAATGCCCAATGCCATTCCAACCATCGCAATCACCAGTAAAATAAAACCACTCAAGTCGAATTTTTTCACTGAAGGTTCGGTGGTATTTGGCATGGCTTTAAAAGTTACA
Encoded here:
- the creB gene encoding two-component system response regulator CreB, with protein sequence MNNKKHILCVEDDAAIVMPLRYALEREDWQVTWANTGTQAIDYVQEQSFDFIILDVGLPDINGFDVCKKIRHFNHTPLLFLTARDDEIDRIIGLEIGADDYCAKPFSSREIVSRIKAIWRRMEIQNQLKNAQSNEIKDNPQQTSQVWQCHDECLQIYYLGTLLQLTRYEYRLLKLLIDHPEQVFSRQQLMDHIWEHPEHSLERTVDTHIKSLRQKLKHISTEHDPIQTHRGFGYSLKRMS
- the creD gene encoding cell envelope integrity protein CreD encodes the protein MRSHFLTFKIIAIFILIGIFGIGLLFIQNLVSERQSYQQDFIRDISSTQIRPQTIIAPYVQVPYTEQKTCLDDQKKPFPCTEQYFMYLGADSTDWTANFNVSDNNYRRTIYRAIDYQANLSAKGAFYKPELDQKNYEWNKAQIIFPLHDPRGLEKQPSIKINNQNYTFQINEQAKDQSGFDFMTVSVQKHPEILQAIQNGFEFNLQLQTKGLSKFNLIPTSHHVTYNAKGNWADTKYDGQSLPYAKMSQTEQFSAQWKNIALGQQNLNKIANCENSDCMRQLSHAYLTRSSNEAVTAYESGQNIEKIGLSTEFLESVNVYTQTDRAIKYGIVIIIITFGCFFLFEVMKGLRIHPIQYALVAMAQGIFFVLLLSISEYYAFAWAYIVAAIACVGLMTWYLFFVMRGIKAAAIFSLILSTLYAVMYLLLQSSGKTFLIGSVISFIVLAAVMFITRHIDWYQVGTKPKSELKNYTPSQY
- a CDS encoding SAM-dependent methyltransferase; protein product: MNWIQAIQQQFSQHKYAINAKILGDDALYAWTNLGYWTATTQSYPQACRQLADQLAQAVDLNSSDHLLDLGCGRGASILHWKNYYKTQRLSAVDMQQHCIDQLQHNLNSNIQFYSGSFLNLKNILSDTHFDVVLCVDAAYHSDLNLFLASVRPFLNSKGRIGFHYLMLTDKWQNLSSFEQEKYRLLLKSADVQIKHLPTQTDIQQIMQQYRLENIQIDDLSERVLLGFADYISQRKFSGEHKHLLDSFKIKMTAKLCNKLYTDGLVRYIQITAQKGQ
- the creC gene encoding two-component system sensor histidine kinase CreC, which translates into the protein MSIFIRIWFFFGLIILLGLWFMSYTFNQQVKPNVRQVVEDTLAENANIIAMLVAEDVYENHVSTPQFDQKIQQALNRKLNATIWQHNKKEINQQIYITDAKGIVIYDSQGIATGQDYSQWNDIYLTLKGKYGVRSTRSYDLKGNDLGSNYSTMFIAAPIYYQVNQQQQLIGVVSIGKPNRSVQPYIQRSENQLFRQAAWIALLSLFLASLVAYWLKHSIDRVRKYAQALAPVNQAPHFRSAQELNLVSQAIETMREKLEDRAYVEHYVNTLTHELKSPLTAIQASAELLKEDLPLADQQQFATHIYQQSQRLKTLIDRMLLLTRLEKSKHQLELQNFDLSQLVQHVLQQYASQIQNKKIQCLLDIENECLIQADRFWLQQTFANLLDNALDFTPHSGKILLQLHQHHHQGIEFKIFNEGEWIPEYALKQVFDTYFSLPRPISQQRSSGIGLSIVKQVIEQHHGQIKIENMNENQIGLIQPHRQGVGVTIHLT
- a CDS encoding FAD-dependent oxidoreductase; protein product: MNIAVIGSGMAGLATARILKDAGHCITIFEALPGRGMDSHSLAFEGGLIDAPLRVMNPHLWKNTLSLATHLGIKTFPVRTFMACSWLFEDKTETWLTTTRSRIGNFPIINNRKGIKQYGWRLVKGMLQLKTAIHQFFKSKNQDITLAEFINHNDIEEVFWHGAVMPVLYTICTCDPKTIGEWPAKPLLVFLRQLTDGDALLRLHGGTPALVDKLVEGIDVHSGSAVSRVEQQGEQVLVENEQGEQLYFDRVIVATPTTKLESFLNAEQFAEDIALLKQFKFEQGELVMHTDATVMPPNRKDWCVLSYMMDRKFTQQQFTVWLNSVEPSLVGKSPVFQTWRPITAIDPKKVISSVTLTRAVVNSETVALNKELQQRHLQANRKVFYCGSWSCNGLPILESAVTSAMHIAEIFGAPLPFMGLKPKVEVAPQLGY
- a CDS encoding tetratricopeptide repeat protein, which produces MKNLTMILSAALFMHNVAFADSNVLNTTTTTKLAYDCQSLAWNLAAAKKDDIEAQYQVGMKYFNGEEVQADQKLAYQWLKMAAKNHHIQAQYRLATIAEMGLIGTKNETEAFQWYLKAANQGDAKAQFKVAQAYRLGIGIAKDQLQAQQWLQKAAQSNHALAQLTLAKL
- a CDS encoding GFA family protein; amino-acid sequence: MSVKYSGGCLCGAVRYHAEVEPKVSFNCHCRDCQKSSGGAYAPIAFFAQSQLNIQGDVKYYQSLGVSGKMIKRGFCGNCGSNLFGLPEIAAELISIRAGTLDDPNMFRPKFEIFTSHASQWDILNQDIQHFTHAIEKKK
- a CDS encoding DUF2726 domain-containing protein; protein product: MDLMFLATLTILAVVSMIAYKGLKNKQKLDSALRQRAVFNSNELITYARIKEILPTANILAHVSFDALLTTKYLHTRRKYQKMFADFVVLDQEFKVMAVITLDDPNAMKWINTDRNQDTLLEMAGYRVIRYQGVPEYQQLREDFMQDYANIHDTFTTQATVNLDAYAERLARSRVYG